From one Acidimicrobiales bacterium genomic stretch:
- the tal gene encoding transaldolase — MTRLQRLYEEQDQSPWLDNLKRGWITSGELEQWVARGVRGITSNPTIFQKAMVDGDAYDAQLAELTSSGASTVDSYWAAVTKDITDALDILAPVHESSDGLDGYVSLELAPELARDTAASIEAARHLHTTIARPNLYVKIPGTAEGLPAIQQMIAEGRSINVTLIFGLDRYGEVIDAYLAGLEECEGDLSAVSSVASFFVSRLDTEVDRRLEAIGTEAALALRGKAAVAQAQCAYQLFLDRFSGPRWDALEARGARVQRPLWASTSTKNPEFPDTLYVDELIGPRTVNTMPDNTLEAFEDHGTLDRKVDADPDAARATLDTLAEVGVDMDDVTQVLEEEGLASFSKSFDELLGVLDDKAEQLRQG; from the coding sequence ATGACCCGACTGCAGCGCCTCTACGAGGAGCAGGACCAGAGCCCGTGGCTCGACAACCTGAAGCGGGGCTGGATCACGAGCGGTGAGCTCGAGCAGTGGGTGGCGCGGGGCGTGCGCGGGATCACCTCCAACCCCACGATCTTCCAGAAGGCGATGGTCGACGGCGATGCCTACGACGCCCAGCTGGCCGAGCTGACCTCGTCGGGCGCGAGCACGGTGGACAGCTACTGGGCCGCGGTCACGAAGGACATCACCGACGCCTTGGACATCCTGGCCCCCGTCCACGAGTCGAGCGACGGCCTCGACGGCTACGTGTCGCTCGAGCTGGCGCCCGAGCTGGCCCGCGACACCGCGGCCAGCATCGAGGCGGCCCGGCATCTCCACACCACCATCGCCCGGCCGAACCTCTACGTGAAGATCCCCGGGACCGCCGAGGGCCTCCCGGCCATCCAGCAGATGATCGCCGAGGGTCGGTCCATCAACGTGACCCTGATCTTCGGCCTCGACCGCTACGGCGAGGTCATCGACGCGTACCTCGCAGGGCTCGAGGAGTGCGAGGGCGACCTCTCGGCGGTGAGCAGCGTCGCCTCGTTCTTCGTCAGCCGCCTCGACACCGAGGTCGACCGCCGCCTCGAGGCCATCGGCACCGAGGCCGCCCTGGCCCTGCGGGGCAAGGCCGCGGTCGCGCAGGCCCAGTGCGCCTACCAGCTGTTCCTCGACCGGTTCTCCGGGCCACGGTGGGACGCCCTCGAGGCCCGTGGCGCGCGGGTGCAGCGGCCCCTGTGGGCGTCCACCTCGACCAAGAACCCCGAATTCCCCGACACGTTGTACGTGGACGAGCTCATCGGCCCGCGCACGGTGAACACGATGCCCGACAACACGCTCGAGGCCTTCGAGGACCACGGCACCCTCGACCGGAAGGTCGACGCCGACCCCGACGCGGCCCGCGCCACCCTCGACACGCTGGCCGAGGTCGGCGTGGACATGGACGACGTCACCCAGGTGCTCGAGGAGGAGGGCCTGGCCTCGTTCTCCAAGTCCTTCGACGAGCTGCTCGGCGTCCTCGACGACAAGGCCGAGCAGCTCCGTCAAGGGTGA
- the pgl gene encoding 6-phosphogluconolactonase, producing MHGDLVVVDDVPAEFAERVIEAFHTRPNDNFSLALSGGGTARACYERLADVGGTQIDWWKVNVYWGDERCVPLDDPASNYRLGREALLERVGAVDANFPMRCEEGADPYQLRIGELGKFDLVHLGLGADGHTASLFPGSAALDADPGRLVVMNEDPLGNNPHPRMTLTFAGIARARVAVVTVVGEEKADALAAVARGEDLPAGRLKAERLVWLVDRAAAAKLP from the coding sequence ATGCACGGTGACCTCGTCGTCGTCGACGACGTGCCCGCCGAGTTCGCCGAGCGGGTGATCGAGGCCTTCCACACCCGACCCAACGACAACTTCTCGCTGGCCCTGTCGGGGGGCGGCACCGCCCGCGCCTGCTACGAGCGCCTCGCCGACGTGGGGGGCACCCAGATCGACTGGTGGAAGGTCAACGTCTACTGGGGCGACGAGCGCTGTGTGCCGCTCGACGACCCGGCCTCGAACTACCGCCTGGGCCGTGAGGCGCTGCTCGAGCGCGTCGGCGCCGTGGACGCCAACTTCCCCATGCGCTGCGAGGAGGGCGCCGATCCGTACCAGCTGCGCATCGGCGAGCTGGGCAAGTTCGACCTGGTCCACCTGGGCCTGGGCGCCGACGGCCACACCGCCTCGCTCTTCCCGGGCTCCGCGGCCCTCGACGCCGACCCCGGGCGCCTCGTCGTGATGAACGAGGACCCCCTCGGCAACAACCCGCACCCGCGGATGACGTTGACCTTCGCCGGCATCGCCCGGGCCCGGGTCGCGGTGGTCACCGTGGTCGGGGAGGAGAAGGCGGATGCGCTCGCCGCGGTGGCCCGGGGTGAGGACCTCCCGGCCGGTCGCCTCAAGGCCGAGCGCCTCGTGTGGCTGGTGGACCGGGCCGCCGCCGCCAAGCTGCCTTGA
- a CDS encoding TerC family protein: MIPAPLLGTVAGRLSESSSTENFVSFDVPLWAWVALLAVITAMLLVDVLVVHRVPHEISFKEAAIESAVWIAIGLSFTFVMLAWHGGPAAGEYLSGYLIEKSLSIDNVFVWAVIFSYFAVPKMFQFRVLFWGIFGALVLRAFFIFAGVALLERFDWILYVFGAFLLYSAWKIATHDDEEVHPEKNPMLKLINRVVPTTPDYDGQKLFTRRTGVRLATPLFAVLVLIETTDVIFAFDSIPAILAVSREPFIVFSSNAFAILGLRALYFCLSGIKDKFRYLNQGLGVILAFVGLKMLAADLYHVPTWASLAFIALVLTTAILLSIRADNREDAAGGIDGGAAGDGPDGGIAASATDGPTEPDRGP; the protein is encoded by the coding sequence ATGATCCCCGCCCCGCTGCTCGGCACCGTCGCCGGGCGCCTCTCCGAGTCCTCGAGCACCGAGAACTTCGTCTCGTTCGACGTCCCCCTCTGGGCCTGGGTCGCCCTGCTGGCGGTGATCACGGCGATGCTGCTGGTCGACGTCCTGGTGGTGCACCGCGTGCCGCACGAGATCTCGTTCAAGGAGGCCGCCATCGAGTCGGCCGTCTGGATCGCCATCGGGCTCTCGTTCACCTTCGTGATGCTCGCCTGGCACGGCGGGCCCGCAGCGGGCGAGTACCTCTCGGGCTACCTCATCGAGAAGAGCCTCTCGATCGACAACGTCTTCGTGTGGGCGGTCATCTTCAGCTACTTCGCGGTCCCGAAGATGTTCCAGTTCCGGGTGCTGTTCTGGGGCATCTTCGGCGCCCTCGTGCTGCGGGCCTTCTTCATCTTCGCCGGGGTCGCCCTCCTGGAGCGCTTCGACTGGATCCTGTACGTGTTCGGGGCCTTCCTCTTGTACTCCGCGTGGAAGATCGCCACCCACGACGACGAAGAGGTCCACCCCGAGAAGAACCCGATGTTGAAGCTGATCAACCGGGTGGTCCCGACGACCCCGGACTACGACGGCCAGAAGCTCTTCACCCGACGCACGGGTGTCCGTCTCGCCACGCCCCTGTTCGCGGTGCTCGTGCTCATCGAGACCACCGACGTCATCTTCGCCTTCGACTCGATCCCGGCCATCCTGGCCGTGTCCCGCGAGCCGTTCATCGTGTTCTCGTCGAACGCCTTCGCCATCCTCGGCCTGCGAGCCCTCTACTTCTGCCTCTCGGGCATCAAGGACAAGTTCCGCTACCTGAACCAGGGCCTCGGCGTGATCCTCGCCTTCGTGGGACTCAAGATGCTGGCGGCCGACCTGTACCACGTGCCCACCTGGGCCAGCCTCGCCTTCATCGCCCTCGTGCTCACCACGGCCATCCTGCTCAGCATCCGGGCCGACAACCGCGAGGACGCCGCCGGCGGGATCGACGGCGGCGCGGCCGGCGACGGCCCCGACGGCGGAATCGCCGCGTCGGCGACCGACGGGCCTACCGAGCCTGATCGAGGGCCCTGA
- a CDS encoding ABC transporter ATP-binding protein: protein MRPSPTSSSPPIPHRRPRPRPLREQGVHKGRVVSAGAAIEVAGLHHRYTGPDGALPVLDGLDLSVDEGAFVSVVGPSGCGKSTLLRLLAGLEAPAQGRAEVLGRAAYMPQRDALLPWRRVLDNAVLGAEVRGVPVARARRDAEALIERFGLAGFERAWPSQLSGGMRQRLALLRTFLTPAEALLLDEPFGALDAITRREFQQWLEQVWTADGRTVLFVTHDVEEALVLSDRVVVLSARPGRVVTTVDCPWPRPRPGELVTQADVVARKAELLRALDQAR, encoded by the coding sequence ATGCGGCCTTCACCGACGAGTTCCTCCCCACCGATCCCGCACCGTCGCCCGCGTCCTCGACCACTCCGTGAGCAGGGTGTTCACAAGGGGCGAGTCGTGAGCGCGGGCGCGGCCATCGAGGTCGCCGGCCTGCACCACCGCTACACCGGGCCGGACGGCGCCCTCCCCGTGCTGGACGGCCTCGACCTCTCGGTCGACGAGGGCGCGTTCGTGTCCGTCGTGGGGCCGAGTGGCTGCGGCAAGAGCACGCTCCTGCGCCTCCTCGCCGGACTCGAGGCGCCGGCGCAGGGCCGCGCCGAGGTGCTGGGCCGGGCCGCGTACATGCCGCAGCGCGACGCGTTGCTGCCGTGGCGCCGGGTGCTCGACAACGCGGTCCTCGGCGCTGAGGTGCGTGGGGTCCCCGTGGCCCGAGCTCGCCGGGACGCCGAGGCGCTGATCGAGCGCTTCGGTCTCGCCGGCTTCGAACGGGCGTGGCCGTCGCAGCTGAGCGGTGGCATGCGCCAGCGCCTCGCGCTGCTGCGGACCTTCCTGACCCCGGCCGAGGCGCTGCTCCTCGACGAGCCCTTCGGGGCGCTCGACGCCATCACCCGTCGGGAGTTCCAGCAGTGGCTGGAACAGGTGTGGACGGCGGACGGACGCACCGTGCTCTTCGTCACCCACGACGTGGAGGAGGCACTGGTGCTCTCCGACCGAGTCGTGGTGCTCTCTGCCCGTCCAGGCCGGGTCGTCACCACCGTCGACTGCCCCTGGCCGCGGCCTCGCCCTGGCGAGCTCGTCACGCAGGCGGACGTGGTCGCCCGCAAGGCTGAGCTGCTCAGGGCCCTCGATCAGGCTCGGTAG
- a CDS encoding ABC transporter substrate-binding protein yields MHRTPTRLRRALTVPALLALVVAAGACSSDGDQASGGDGRGEPREVTLMLNWTPNAQHAGIYAAEELGYYEDVGIDLEIVEPAATGVEPVVATGEAEFGIAQAESLLPARAAGVPVVSIATLLPHNDSSLMFLADAGIERPRDLEDHTYGGYGGSLETELINRLVECDGGDPSRVEFVEVGNVDYLTGMQRDRFDFAWVFNGWDALRADTVDGVDVETLPFIEYEDCIPDWYTPLLLTSEDTVADDPELVEDFLDATARGYALAISDPQQAADLLLAAAPELDRALGEASTDYHAERFAEEGAPWGVQEAQVWSDFGDFLVDAGLLEEALDTDAAFTDEFLPTDPAPSPASSTTP; encoded by the coding sequence ATGCACCGCACCCCGACCCGCCTACGGCGAGCCCTGACCGTCCCTGCCCTCCTGGCGCTGGTCGTGGCCGCCGGCGCTTGTTCGTCGGATGGCGACCAGGCGTCCGGCGGGGATGGCCGTGGCGAGCCCCGCGAGGTCACGCTGATGCTGAACTGGACGCCCAACGCCCAGCACGCCGGCATCTACGCCGCCGAGGAGCTCGGCTACTACGAGGACGTCGGCATCGATCTCGAGATCGTCGAGCCGGCGGCGACGGGGGTCGAGCCCGTGGTCGCCACCGGTGAGGCCGAGTTCGGCATCGCCCAGGCCGAGTCGCTGCTGCCGGCGCGCGCCGCCGGCGTGCCCGTGGTGTCCATCGCCACGCTGCTGCCCCACAACGACTCGTCGTTGATGTTCCTGGCCGACGCCGGCATCGAGCGTCCCCGAGACCTCGAGGACCACACCTACGGCGGGTACGGGGGCTCCCTGGAGACCGAGCTCATCAACCGGCTGGTCGAGTGCGACGGCGGCGACCCCTCGAGGGTCGAGTTCGTGGAGGTCGGCAACGTCGACTACCTGACCGGCATGCAGCGTGACCGCTTCGACTTCGCCTGGGTCTTCAACGGCTGGGACGCCCTGCGGGCCGACACCGTCGACGGGGTGGACGTCGAGACCCTTCCCTTCATCGAGTACGAGGACTGCATCCCGGACTGGTACACCCCCCTGCTCTTGACGAGCGAGGACACCGTCGCCGACGACCCTGAGCTGGTCGAGGACTTCCTCGACGCGACGGCGCGGGGCTACGCGCTCGCCATCTCGGACCCCCAGCAGGCCGCCGATCTCCTCCTCGCCGCCGCGCCCGAGCTGGACCGCGCCCTCGGCGAGGCGAGCACCGATTACCACGCGGAGCGCTTCGCCGAGGAGGGAGCGCCCTGGGGGGTCCAGGAGGCACAGGTCTGGTCCGACTTCGGTGACTTCCTGGTCGACGCCGGCCTGTTGGAGGAGGCGCTCGACACCGATGCGGCCTTCACCGACGAGTTCCTCCCCACCGATCCCGCACCGTCGCCCGCGTCCTCGACCACTCCGTGA
- a CDS encoding ABC transporter permease codes for MTAPGAVPDGVEAVPVSVVPAAAADLTRPGRARRRRLVDTALAFGLVGLLVLAWQLYVRVFDVAPYLLPPPSDVWGAFTEIRGTLPGHIGATVTAAVLGLMVGATVAVGLAVVIATVPLVRRVVLPLLVVSQSIPMVVVAPLLIVWMGFGLAPKVVVVALIVFFPVVVATVAGIDATDRDLVDLVRSMGAGRARLLRTVQVPAALPSFFAGLQVSAAYAMLGAVIAEWMGASEGLGIFLTRAQTSFRLDRVFVGITAIALVSVALFLAVRLLARFATPWQHPRLEH; via the coding sequence ATGACGGCTCCGGGAGCCGTGCCCGACGGCGTCGAGGCCGTGCCCGTGTCCGTCGTGCCGGCCGCCGCGGCGGACCTCACGAGGCCCGGGCGAGCGCGCCGCAGACGGCTCGTCGACACCGCGCTCGCGTTCGGACTGGTCGGCCTCCTCGTGCTCGCGTGGCAGCTGTACGTGCGGGTGTTCGACGTGGCGCCCTACCTGCTCCCGCCGCCCAGCGACGTGTGGGGCGCGTTCACCGAGATCCGCGGCACCCTCCCGGGCCACATCGGGGCGACGGTCACCGCCGCGGTGCTGGGTCTGATGGTGGGCGCCACCGTCGCCGTCGGGTTGGCGGTCGTCATCGCCACGGTGCCGCTGGTGCGCCGGGTGGTGCTGCCCCTGCTCGTGGTGTCGCAGTCGATCCCCATGGTCGTCGTGGCGCCGCTGCTGATCGTCTGGATGGGCTTCGGCCTCGCGCCCAAGGTGGTCGTGGTCGCCCTGATCGTGTTCTTCCCGGTGGTCGTGGCCACGGTGGCCGGCATCGACGCCACCGACCGGGACCTCGTGGACCTGGTCCGGAGCATGGGCGCCGGCCGCGCCCGCCTGTTGCGCACCGTGCAGGTGCCGGCGGCGCTGCCCTCCTTCTTCGCCGGGCTCCAGGTGTCCGCCGCCTACGCCATGCTCGGCGCCGTCATCGCCGAATGGATGGGCGCCTCCGAGGGCCTCGGGATCTTCCTCACCCGTGCCCAGACGTCGTTCCGCCTCGATCGGGTCTTCGTGGGCATCACCGCGATCGCCCTCGTCAGCGTCGCCCTCTTCCTGGCCGTCCGCCTCCTCGCCCGCTTCGCCACGCCGTGGCAGCACCCCCGACTGGAGCACTGA
- a CDS encoding thiamine-binding protein has protein sequence MPQPLGTPNDRYAHVDAAIAVIQAAGLPYEVGALGTTVEGPPDELWPLVRAVHEATLIAGATAEVTVIKVAEAAAGADQPTVAGLTDKFRGGAG, from the coding sequence CTGCCCCAGCCGCTCGGGACCCCGAACGACCGCTACGCCCACGTCGACGCCGCCATCGCGGTCATCCAGGCTGCCGGCCTGCCGTACGAGGTGGGTGCGCTCGGCACCACCGTCGAGGGGCCGCCCGACGAGCTGTGGCCCCTCGTGCGGGCCGTGCACGAAGCGACCTTGATCGCCGGCGCCACGGCCGAGGTGACCGTCATCAAGGTCGCCGAGGCCGCGGCCGGCGCCGACCAGCCCACCGTGGCCGGCCTCACCGACAAGTTCCGCGGCGGCGCCGGATGA
- the cofH gene encoding 5-amino-6-(D-ribitylamino)uracil--L-tyrosine 4-hydroxyphenyl transferase CofH, with protein MALTDRSLAELQADARAIRDTAHGNRVTYSPKVFIPLTMLCRDKCGYCTFAQPPARLEHPYLGADQVLAIAAAGAEAGCHEALFTLGERPEERYPAAREWLDEHGHATTVDYLVAMARLVLDETGLLPHANAGALYADELAALRAVSPSQGMMLESLNPDLDAHRGSPDKTPERRLATLEAAGELAIPFTTGILVGIGESRADRIAALEAIAASHRRWGHVQEVIVQNFLPKPGTGMHLHPACPDDEYLEAIALARLILPPEIHLQAPPNLSDDFGHLLDSGIDDWGGVSPITADHVNPERPWPALDRIRSVTEDRGHTLAPRLTIYPEYVLDPERWLDEGLRFPVMDRSDAEGLGRDDHWYSGADEAPPVLIPPPPAPGNRPGISADSAVAEVLAGVRAGEQVDEDAIVTLFSARGPEVGAVAALADELRAEAVGDVVTWVHNRNINYTNVCTFKCRFCGFSKGPLSLNLRGKPYLLTLDDIAERVREAWDRGATEVCLQGGIHPDFDGDYYIDVTRAVKEAAPDIHVHGFTALEVTEGAKRLGEPLDVYLRRLMDAGLRTLPGTAAEILDDEVRKVLCSDKIDTDEWLDAHRTAHSIGLRSNITIMFGSIEQPRSWARHLVRTRALQEETGGFTEFVPLPFVHMAAPIYLQRKARRGPTFRESVLMHAVGRIAYRGAIDNIQASWVKLGFGGARQLLQAGVNDLGGTLMDENISRAAGASHGQMAEEADFRALVEPLGRTLEQRTTLYGRVAATTG; from the coding sequence ATGGCGCTGACCGACCGCTCGCTCGCCGAACTGCAGGCCGACGCGCGGGCGATCCGCGACACCGCCCACGGCAACCGGGTGACGTACTCGCCCAAGGTCTTCATCCCGTTGACCATGCTCTGCCGCGACAAGTGCGGTTACTGCACCTTCGCCCAGCCCCCGGCCCGGCTCGAGCACCCCTATCTCGGCGCCGACCAGGTGCTGGCCATCGCCGCCGCCGGCGCCGAGGCGGGCTGCCACGAGGCGCTGTTCACCCTCGGCGAACGACCCGAGGAGCGCTACCCGGCCGCACGCGAGTGGCTCGACGAGCACGGCCACGCCACGACGGTCGACTACCTCGTGGCCATGGCCCGCCTCGTGCTCGACGAGACCGGCTTGCTCCCCCACGCCAACGCCGGCGCCCTGTACGCCGACGAGCTCGCGGCGCTGCGGGCGGTGTCGCCCTCGCAGGGGATGATGCTCGAGAGCCTCAACCCCGACCTCGACGCCCACCGGGGCTCGCCGGACAAGACGCCCGAGCGGCGCCTGGCCACCCTCGAGGCGGCGGGCGAGCTGGCCATACCGTTCACCACCGGCATCCTCGTCGGCATCGGCGAGTCCCGCGCCGACCGCATCGCCGCGCTGGAGGCCATCGCCGCCTCGCACCGCCGCTGGGGCCACGTGCAGGAGGTGATCGTCCAGAACTTCCTGCCCAAGCCCGGCACGGGGATGCACCTGCACCCGGCCTGCCCCGACGACGAGTACCTCGAGGCCATCGCCCTCGCCCGCCTGATCCTGCCGCCCGAGATCCACCTCCAGGCGCCGCCGAACCTGTCCGACGACTTCGGCCACCTGCTCGACTCGGGCATCGACGACTGGGGCGGCGTCTCCCCCATCACCGCCGACCACGTGAACCCCGAGCGCCCCTGGCCGGCGCTCGACCGGATCCGCTCGGTGACCGAGGACCGCGGCCACACGCTCGCCCCCCGCCTCACCATCTACCCCGAGTACGTGCTCGATCCCGAGCGCTGGCTCGACGAGGGGCTCCGCTTCCCGGTGATGGACCGCAGCGACGCCGAGGGACTCGGTCGCGACGACCACTGGTACTCCGGCGCCGACGAGGCGCCGCCGGTGCTCATCCCGCCGCCCCCAGCCCCCGGAAACAGGCCGGGCATCAGCGCCGACAGCGCGGTGGCCGAGGTGCTCGCGGGGGTCCGGGCGGGCGAGCAGGTGGACGAGGACGCCATCGTCACCCTCTTCAGCGCCCGGGGCCCCGAGGTCGGCGCCGTCGCCGCCCTCGCCGACGAGCTGCGCGCCGAGGCGGTCGGTGACGTCGTCACCTGGGTCCACAACCGCAACATCAACTACACGAACGTCTGCACCTTCAAGTGCCGCTTCTGCGGGTTCTCGAAGGGGCCCCTCTCGCTCAACCTGCGGGGCAAGCCCTACCTGCTCACCCTCGACGACATCGCCGAGCGGGTGCGCGAAGCATGGGACCGGGGCGCCACCGAGGTCTGTCTCCAGGGCGGCATCCACCCCGACTTCGACGGCGACTACTACATCGACGTCACCCGCGCGGTGAAGGAGGCCGCTCCCGACATCCACGTGCACGGCTTCACCGCGCTCGAGGTCACCGAGGGCGCCAAGCGCCTCGGCGAGCCGTTGGACGTGTACCTCCGTCGCCTCATGGACGCCGGCCTGCGCACCCTGCCCGGCACCGCCGCCGAGATCCTCGACGACGAGGTCCGCAAGGTGCTGTGCAGCGACAAGATCGACACCGACGAGTGGCTCGACGCCCACCGCACGGCCCACTCGATCGGGCTGCGCTCCAACATCACCATCATGTTCGGCTCCATCGAGCAGCCCCGCAGCTGGGCCCGCCACCTGGTGCGCACACGGGCCCTCCAGGAGGAGACGGGCGGTTTCACCGAGTTCGTGCCCCTGCCGTTCGTGCACATGGCCGCGCCCATCTACCTCCAGCGCAAGGCGCGGCGCGGACCCACCTTCCGGGAGTCCGTCCTGATGCACGCCGTGGGCCGCATCGCCTACCGGGGCGCCATCGACAACATCCAGGCGTCCTGGGTGAAGCTGGGCTTCGGGGGCGCCCGCCAGCTGCTCCAGGCCGGCGTGAACGACCTCGGCGGCACGCTCATGGACGAGAACATCTCGCGTGCGGCCGGCGCCAGCCACGGTCAGATGGCCGAGGAGGCCGACTTCCGCGCCCTGGTCGAGCCGCTCGGCCGCACCCTCGAGCAGCGCACCACGCTGTACGGCCGGGTCGCCGCCACCACCGGATGA
- a CDS encoding TIGR00730 family Rossman fold protein has product MTERGPNGRPASSTGNPEIDATISQLLDLSGATEDRDLLFELFATATDLAGDDADRLDLKIATAALREMAVAFEMFAPYRAFPKITIFGSARTQPDDPLYVQARDLAAAMASHGWMVITGAGPGIMAAGIEGAGREHSFGVNIRLPHEQEPNPFIKGDPKLVAMKYFFTRKLELIKESDGFVVLPGGFGTLDESFELLTLLQNGKTLPTPVVFLETPGGTYWDEWESFLATEIAPRGYIHDHDLDLFLVTEAVDEAVAEIRGFYRNYHSIRWTGATLIIRLRAAPTDAELTQLNVDFGDLAVSGGIERSGPTGPEAADDDHPDLPRLRIRFDFNRYGRLRTLIDALNALPSAPADLPLPPGHGAHP; this is encoded by the coding sequence ATGACCGAGCGCGGCCCCAACGGCCGACCGGCGTCAAGCACCGGCAACCCCGAGATCGACGCCACCATCTCGCAGCTCCTCGACCTCTCCGGCGCCACCGAGGACCGGGATCTGCTCTTCGAGCTCTTCGCCACCGCCACCGATCTCGCCGGCGACGACGCCGACCGCCTCGACCTGAAGATCGCCACCGCCGCGCTGCGGGAGATGGCCGTGGCGTTCGAGATGTTCGCCCCCTACCGCGCGTTTCCGAAGATCACCATCTTCGGGTCGGCCCGCACGCAGCCCGACGACCCGCTGTACGTCCAAGCCCGCGACCTCGCCGCGGCCATGGCGTCACACGGATGGATGGTCATCACGGGGGCGGGGCCGGGGATCATGGCCGCCGGCATCGAGGGCGCCGGGCGGGAGCACTCCTTCGGGGTCAACATCCGCCTCCCGCACGAGCAGGAGCCCAACCCCTTCATCAAGGGCGACCCGAAGCTCGTGGCCATGAAGTACTTCTTCACCCGCAAGCTCGAGCTCATCAAGGAGTCCGACGGCTTCGTGGTGCTGCCCGGCGGCTTCGGCACCCTCGACGAGTCCTTCGAGCTGCTCACCTTGCTCCAGAACGGCAAGACCCTCCCCACCCCGGTGGTCTTCCTGGAGACGCCCGGCGGCACCTACTGGGACGAGTGGGAGTCCTTCCTCGCCACCGAGATCGCGCCCCGCGGCTACATCCACGACCACGACCTCGACCTGTTCCTCGTGACCGAGGCCGTCGACGAGGCCGTGGCCGAGATCCGGGGCTTCTACCGCAACTACCACTCCATCCGCTGGACCGGCGCCACCTTGATCATCCGCCTGCGGGCCGCCCCGACCGACGCCGAGCTGACCCAGCTGAACGTCGACTTCGGCGACCTCGCCGTCTCCGGCGGCATCGAGCGATCGGGCCCCACCGGCCCCGAGGCGGCCGACGACGACCATCCCGACCTCCCCCGCCTGCGCATCCGTTTCGACTTCAACCGCTACGGCCGCCTCCGCACCCTGATCGACGCCCTGAACGCCCTCCCGTCGGCCCCCGCCGACCTCCCCCTGCCGCCCGGCCACGGCGCCCACCCCTGA
- a CDS encoding DUF222 domain-containing protein — protein MRTELVDVHQAAEKLRGVVWANEPVATLEDSLVGFAQIRAMVDAAEIECLGVYDASKEWKATGALSAASRIAELTCGRQESIGWRRGLARKLRTMPHTVAAFELGDIGLEHVSLLCRANLFALAVEFARDEAMLVDKARTLPYDEFARELRNWRDAVDPEGTERRALSNYEERRVHASETFEGMGRLDGWMEPFGFHLVKNELDRHYQLLLDAEWADARARLGDAATVNDLDRTPAQRRHDALANMAEASREHGGVAAETSLGTTVVCDHATYLIALARILAAIRGEDPNQYRYPFERRCEFADGTPVTPEQAVWASVAGWIGVLAVDENGHALNFSKTRRFFTGRPRDATKLAFPVCDHASCSIRSVHCEIDHVIAWVDGGLTDAANGRPLCKGHNLWKEHQRAKKHDLPGQPRKRRTQP, from the coding sequence GTGCGTACTGAGTTGGTCGATGTGCACCAGGCAGCGGAGAAGCTCCGCGGCGTGGTCTGGGCGAACGAGCCGGTCGCCACATTGGAGGACTCCCTGGTGGGGTTCGCGCAGATCCGGGCCATGGTCGACGCCGCCGAGATCGAGTGCCTCGGCGTGTACGACGCGTCGAAGGAGTGGAAGGCCACCGGGGCGTTGTCGGCGGCGTCCCGGATCGCGGAGTTGACGTGTGGGCGTCAGGAGTCGATCGGGTGGCGGCGGGGTCTGGCCCGCAAGCTCCGGACCATGCCTCACACCGTGGCCGCGTTCGAGCTCGGCGACATCGGCCTCGAACACGTGTCGTTGCTGTGTCGGGCCAACCTGTTCGCGTTGGCGGTCGAGTTCGCCCGCGACGAGGCCATGTTGGTCGACAAGGCCCGCACCCTGCCCTACGACGAGTTCGCCCGGGAGCTCCGCAACTGGCGCGACGCGGTCGACCCGGAGGGCACCGAGCGCCGGGCCCTGTCCAACTACGAAGAACGACGGGTGCACGCCTCGGAGACCTTCGAGGGGATGGGCCGGTTGGACGGGTGGATGGAGCCGTTCGGGTTCCACCTGGTCAAGAACGAGCTCGACCGCCACTACCAGCTGTTGTTGGACGCCGAGTGGGCCGACGCCCGCGCCCGGCTCGGTGACGCCGCCACCGTGAACGACCTGGATCGCACCCCCGCCCAGCGCCGCCACGACGCCCTGGCCAACATGGCCGAAGCGTCCCGCGAGCACGGCGGCGTCGCCGCCGAGACCTCGCTGGGCACCACCGTGGTCTGCGACCACGCCACCTACCTGATCGCGTTGGCCAGGATCCTCGCCGCGATCCGCGGCGAGGACCCCAACCAGTACCGGTACCCGTTCGAACGGCGCTGCGAGTTCGCCGACGGCACCCCCGTCACCCCCGAACAAGCCGTCTGGGCCTCGGTCGCCGGGTGGATCGGCGTGCTCGCCGTCGACGAGAACGGCCACGCCCTCAACTTCTCGAAGACCCGCCGGTTCTTCACCGGCCGACCACGCGACGCCACGAAGCTCGCGTTCCCGGTCTGTGACCACGCGTCGTGTTCGATCCGGTCCGTGCACTGCGAGATCGACCACGTCATCGCCTGGGTCGACGGTGGCCTCACCGACGCCGCCAACGGCCGGCCCCTCTGCAAAGGCCACAACCTCTGGAAAGAACACCAGAGAGCCAAGAAACACGACCTGCCCGGCCAACCCCGGAAGCGACGAACCCAGCCCTGA